In Crinalium epipsammum PCC 9333, the genomic window GATAATTTTATCGCTGGCAGTTCGGATATATTAAAATTATTTAATAACATTTTAATGTATTAAATTTAATACAAGCAAAACTGAAAAAGATAGCTGGGTTAAGATTAACGAACTAAATTTTACCACGTTCAAGACTAATTCAGCATCCAATCCATCCAGATCAGTAAGGGCAAATTCCTGATAATTTAGATAAAGCTCTTAATGCGAGATTGCGATCGCCATAAAAACAAATAACGATCTCTTGCCATATTTAACTACTTATCCATTGCTGATGGTGCGTTGAGGAACGCACCCTACATATAGCTAAATAAACTCAAGATGCTGAAATTAAAATAAAATTATCCTCCACTTTACCCCATCATGGTTATTCCAGAACTAGAAAAACAACTGCTTCAACTTTCATCCAACGATAAACTGTATATCATCCAACTCTTAGCCCAGAGCCTGACGAAACACAATAACAACGCCCACCCAGACCAAGCAAGTAAACTCTCAGAATTCTTCCGTCAATCCCCCTTGGCTGAACTTCCAGAAGCACTCGACCTGAACCGAGATCCCAGCCTACCCCGCGATGCCTTTACCTGATGACCTACCGATCAAAGTTCGCAATCTCGCGCCTTCGGCATCAAACTTGTCAGGCTTGAGACAACAGCAATCAACTCACTTGGTTCAATAGGCTTACTCACGTGCATCTGATAACCCGATAAAAGAGCGCGTTTACGATCTTCTGCTCTAGCATAAGCAGTAAGAGCCACTGCTGGAATCTTGCCACCTCCTTCGGGACTCAGCTTTCTTACCTTACCGATAAGCTGATAGCCATCCTCCTCCGGCATCCCAATGTCACTAACAAGAATGTGCATTTCCTCCTGCTGAAGTACTTCTAATGCCTCCTGTGCAGAAGCGGCTGTAATTACTTGGGCGTTACAACTCTCCAGCACTAACTTAACAAGCTCACGTGCGTCAGATTCATCATCTACTACTAGCACCTTAATTCCGTCAAGTGTAAGTTGTTCCTCTTGAACGCTGCTTTGATCTTCTGCTGAATAGCTCAACTCCATTTCATCTGGTTGCGGGTGAACTACAACCAGAGGAAGCGCCACAATAAACGTAGTGCCTTTACCCTCACCTGCGCTTTTCACTGTGATAGAACCACCGTGCATTTCGGTAAGGTGCTTAACTATAGAAAGTCCTAAGCCTAAGCCTCCGTGCTTGCGTGTGGTTGAGGCATCAGCCTGCCGAAACCGCTCAAACACATAAGGCAGAAACTCCGGCTTAATACCTTGCCCAGTATCAATTACACTAATTTCTAGATGGGAATTGACGCGCTCCAAAACAACTTGAACTCTGCCACCTTTAGGAGTAAATTTAATCGCGTTGGCAACAAGATTCCAGATAATTTGTTGTAGCCGAGAGGGATCACCTGAGACAATACCAGCTTGATGATCCAAAACTTTTTGCAGACGAATATTCTTAGCATCTGCTGACCAACGGACAGTTTCAAAGGCAGATTCAATCACTCCTGCTAAATCAACACGCTGTACATTGAGCCTGAGCTTTCCAGAAATAATACGGCTCATATCTAGGAGGTCGTCGATCAATTGCCCTTGGACTCGGACATTACGCTCAATGATATTGAGTCCCTGAGCCATTCTGGCTGCATCCGCCTTACCTGTGCGAAGCAGTTGCGACCAACCAAGTATGGCATTGAGGGGAGTGCGAAGTTCGTGGGACAGGGTAAGCAAAAATTCATCTTTGAGGCGACTTGCACGTTCAAGCTCACTTCTAGCTGCTCGTTCGCTTTCTAGAAGTTCCTGCTTTTCTTCTATTAAACTCCTCTGGTAGGTGACATTAGTGTTTGTACCAAACCACAAGAGAATTTTGCCGCCAGCATCCTTGAATGGGTTTACTCTGGTCAGAAACCACTCAAACTCTCCCTGGGCGTTTCGTAGAGGGAATTCCATTTCAAAAGGCAAGCCTGTCGAGATTGATGCCTGCCACTGCTCAATTACTTTGGGGAGAATCTCTGGCTCATGGACGCTCTGCCACTGCCATCCTTCCATTTGCTCTGGTGTAGTGCCTGTATAGTCATACCATTGTTGGTTGTACCAAAATATCCAGCCGTCGGGATTTGCCATCCAAGCAAGTTGCGGAATGGAATTGGCAAGCTGTCGAAACTTGGTTTCGCTTTCTTGAAGTGCTTTCTCGATTTGTTTGCGCTCTGTAAGGTCAAGTACGACACCTGGAAGACTGACAGGTTTGCCTGTGCGATCGCACTCTACCCGCCCGCGTGCAATCACCCAGCGTACAGAACCATCACGCTGTACAATTCGGTACTCAGCTTCGTAATCACTCCGACGTGCGATCGCTGCTTGAATTTCTTCGTTAACCTGCTGGCGATCGTCAGGATGGATAGCACGCACATAGCTTTCTAGGGAGCCACCTGCGGCTTCTTCTTTTGATACACAAAACAATTGCTCTAGGTTGTGATCGGCAAAAACACGATTGTTAATTAAATCAAATGTCCAGGTGGCGATCGCACCTGCGTTTAAAGCTGATTCCAGTCTGGTGCGGATATCAAGCAGAGTTTCTTCTTTCTGCTTTTTCTCGGTGATGTCGGCAACTGTACCCAAGATTTTGATCGCAACCCCGTCAGCGTTGAGAATATGGTGTCCTCTTGCTTCAATCCATCGTGTCTCGTTATCAGTTCGACAGATACGGCATTCAAAATACCATTCTCCACTCGTTGCTAAAGCAGTTTCAAAACTTGCTTGCACTTGGGCGCGATCGTCAGGATGAACATGATTAAGAAACATGGATAATGTCCACTCAGGAAGCAATGCGTCATAGCCAAATATCTGATCGTGTCGCAGCGATCGAGTGGCTTTCAACGTAGCGAGATCAAGCTCCCACGTTCCGAGTCGGGACACATCAACTATAAATTGAAGACGCTCCTCGTTTTCCAGAAACTCCTGTGCTGTTTGCTTACGCTCGGTAATATCCCGACCAACTCCATATAAAACATCTTGTTCTAACGTTGAATGAAGCGCCCAAGAAAGCCACCGATAAGAACCGTTTTGGCATCGAAAACGATGCTCAAATGATGTCGTTGCCGTGCCGTTTTTGAGCTTCTCTAATTCCTGGGTAGTGGCTATGCGATCGTGAGGATGAACTAAATTGATAAACTCTTCTCTAAGTATCTCTTCAATAGTAAATCCCAGCACTCTTTCAAAGCTAGGATTAACTTTTTTAAAATAGCCGTCTGTTCCTACGATGCAAAACAAATCGGGGGACAGATCGAAGAAGATTTGATCAACTATCATATATAATGGATTTTTGTTTTTTTTAGAACTTAAATTAACCGCAGATATAGGCGGAGCCTTCCCGAAGGGTACGCAGATGAAATACAAGATTTATCGAATTATGCAATAGCTATAATAATTATATTTTAAGTTTCATTAAATCGAACACTTAAATTACAATACTATTTGATAGTTAGTAAATATATTCTCTAGGACAAGAGCATCAATTTTATTACTTAACAATTGCCTGTCAACTAAAAAATAGATGCTTTTGCCCTATTTCTAATAATTAGCTTTGATGATATACAGGCAGTAGCACTTTAAAGTTGGAACCTCCGCCTAACTTGCTATTAACAGAAATAGAACCGCCACAACGTAGTAATAGTTGTTGCACAATTGTCAAGCCTAAGCCAGCGCCAACAGCATCTTCTCCACTTACTGCACGTCCCCGATAAAATCGGTCAAAAATTTTGGGAATTTCATTAGATGCAA contains:
- a CDS encoding PAS domain-containing protein; the encoded protein is MIVDQIFFDLSPDLFCIVGTDGYFKKVNPSFERVLGFTIEEILREEFINLVHPHDRIATTQELEKLKNGTATTSFEHRFRCQNGSYRWLSWALHSTLEQDVLYGVGRDITERKQTAQEFLENEERLQFIVDVSRLGTWELDLATLKATRSLRHDQIFGYDALLPEWTLSMFLNHVHPDDRAQVQASFETALATSGEWYFECRICRTDNETRWIEARGHHILNADGVAIKILGTVADITEKKQKEETLLDIRTRLESALNAGAIATWTFDLINNRVFADHNLEQLFCVSKEEAAGGSLESYVRAIHPDDRQQVNEEIQAAIARRSDYEAEYRIVQRDGSVRWVIARGRVECDRTGKPVSLPGVVLDLTERKQIEKALQESETKFRQLANSIPQLAWMANPDGWIFWYNQQWYDYTGTTPEQMEGWQWQSVHEPEILPKVIEQWQASISTGLPFEMEFPLRNAQGEFEWFLTRVNPFKDAGGKILLWFGTNTNVTYQRSLIEEKQELLESERAARSELERASRLKDEFLLTLSHELRTPLNAILGWSQLLRTGKADAARMAQGLNIIERNVRVQGQLIDDLLDMSRIISGKLRLNVQRVDLAGVIESAFETVRWSADAKNIRLQKVLDHQAGIVSGDPSRLQQIIWNLVANAIKFTPKGGRVQVVLERVNSHLEISVIDTGQGIKPEFLPYVFERFRQADASTTRKHGGLGLGLSIVKHLTEMHGGSITVKSAGEGKGTTFIVALPLVVVHPQPDEMELSYSAEDQSSVQEEQLTLDGIKVLVVDDESDARELVKLVLESCNAQVITAASAQEALEVLQQEEMHILVSDIGMPEEDGYQLIGKVRKLSPEGGGKIPAVALTAYARAEDRKRALLSGYQMHVSKPIEPSELIAVVSSLTSLMPKARDCEL